In Paenibacillus guangzhouensis, a single window of DNA contains:
- a CDS encoding extracellular solute-binding protein produces the protein MLKKRVMSGLLSAVMLTSVLAGCASSENEKKQSEGNGDAPQSKMKLTFWNLDENQTDHSVGLDAIKKKFNVDLDFTATSREAMKEKLNLLISSGEIPDWWKEPSFTEYDKFLEQGVAAEIPQALIEQNMPKYMAWLKRFLGDDPFKYIRRDGKIYGLPVIWDIGIDGIQLAFREDWLKKVGITKTPETLEEMEAALTKFRNDDPDGNGQKDTYGMTAAGENIESLFSSVFGAFDAYPNIFREKDGKVVRGEIEPGAKQALEVLNRWYKNELIDPEFVVNKGSNVEDKVLTDKIGAVEFYWWSFLPGNAFLGGEQWYDKLAKKHPGFNFATVGGIKGPDGKYGISQYNPAYASGVMFGKQLENDHDKMIKYMQIFEATQFDPEIYEKMNFGEKGVHWNKSEKGTIEFIPPYTDEKERKKIGIGSFSMAGSFNDYDFQTAYTSDENMRQLAKDTRAKGTRNIDILAPFNKPIYNETQDKLNQYTLQTFIDFITGRKPLSEFDSFVDEWRKMGGDKVIDEAQKVYDENLKK, from the coding sequence ATGTTGAAAAAGCGCGTAATGTCTGGTTTGTTATCGGCAGTCATGTTGACGTCAGTCTTGGCGGGATGTGCATCATCCGAGAATGAGAAGAAACAATCGGAAGGGAACGGAGACGCACCACAATCCAAAATGAAATTGACGTTCTGGAATTTGGATGAAAATCAAACGGATCATTCGGTCGGTCTAGATGCCATAAAAAAGAAGTTCAATGTTGATCTGGATTTTACCGCAACCTCTAGGGAAGCTATGAAAGAGAAGTTGAACCTTCTCATTTCCTCGGGTGAGATTCCGGATTGGTGGAAAGAGCCGTCGTTCACCGAATATGATAAATTCCTCGAACAAGGCGTTGCAGCAGAAATTCCGCAAGCGTTAATTGAACAGAATATGCCGAAATATATGGCATGGCTCAAACGCTTTCTTGGCGATGACCCCTTTAAGTATATAAGAAGAGATGGAAAAATTTACGGATTACCTGTGATCTGGGATATAGGGATCGATGGGATTCAGCTCGCGTTCCGGGAAGATTGGTTGAAAAAAGTAGGGATTACGAAAACGCCGGAAACGCTAGAAGAGATGGAAGCTGCTCTGACGAAATTCCGAAACGATGATCCTGACGGGAATGGCCAGAAAGATACGTATGGCATGACTGCAGCGGGCGAAAATATCGAAAGCTTGTTCAGCTCTGTCTTTGGTGCATTCGACGCCTATCCGAATATATTCCGCGAGAAAGATGGTAAAGTCGTTCGTGGGGAAATTGAACCAGGCGCGAAGCAAGCGCTTGAGGTTTTAAACCGTTGGTATAAAAACGAATTGATTGACCCTGAGTTTGTCGTCAATAAGGGCTCGAACGTGGAAGATAAAGTCCTTACAGATAAAATCGGAGCTGTTGAGTTTTACTGGTGGTCATTTTTACCGGGGAATGCATTCCTAGGTGGAGAACAGTGGTACGACAAGTTGGCGAAGAAGCATCCAGGCTTTAACTTTGCAACCGTAGGCGGCATAAAGGGGCCGGATGGCAAATACGGCATATCGCAATACAACCCAGCCTATGCTTCTGGCGTCATGTTCGGCAAGCAGCTGGAAAATGATCATGACAAAATGATCAAATACATGCAAATCTTCGAAGCGACGCAATTCGATCCGGAAATCTATGAAAAAATGAACTTTGGAGAGAAAGGCGTTCACTGGAATAAGAGCGAGAAAGGAACGATTGAATTCATCCCGCCGTATACCGACGAGAAGGAACGCAAAAAAATTGGGATTGGAAGTTTCTCGATGGCTGGATCGTTCAATGATTACGATTTCCAAACAGCTTATACATCCGATGAAAACATGCGTCAATTAGCGAAAGATACCCGTGCTAAGGGGACGAGAAATATTGATATTTTAGCACCATTCAACAAGCCAATCTACAATGAAACACAAGATAAGTTGAATCAGTATACGCTGCAGACGTTTATCGATTTTATTACGGGTCGCAAGCCTCTGAGCGAATTTGATAGTTTTGTAGATGAATGGAGAAAAATGGGTGGAGATAAAGTGATAGACGAAGCACAAAAAGTTTATGATGAAAATTTGAAAAAGTAA
- a CDS encoding alpha-galactosidase has product MSSTQWNAICPKLPVQGPVTEDWLVNPAPYQAEVYQGEHEHELIMTNGLIRRTWRLTPNAATVAFDNLMTQETLIRGVKPEAMLWLNGTEISVGGLVGQPDYAYLQKEWVDGLTADPNAFQFTSYEVGVTKERFAWKRVSYSSQKAAWPPPGAALDLHFASSEAKYAGLRVTVHYEMYDGIPLMGKWLSIHNGSGERVKLDTFKSEMLAVVEWDSPVETPDRWEYPNLHVESDYAFQGMAQRKANRTTYWVTDPQYTTQINYDCQTPALLESRPPIGPDAWIEVGERFETFRTFELIQDSTDRERKGLAQRQMYRILAPWTMENPIYLHVKSMDPVVILEAIDQCAEVGFEMVILSFGSGLDMENEDPAYIAGLRELADYAHCRGIAIGGYSLLASRSISPEHDVVNPNGAYYVHSPCLESKWGQDYFRKLETFFEQTGFDILEHDGSYPGDICESTEHPGHHGREDSQWKQWTRISQFYQWCRSRGVYLNVPDWYFLTGSNKAGMGYREVNWALPRERQIVLARQNIYDGTWEKTPSMGWMFVPLTEYHGGGPESTLEPLSEHLDDYSAHMMNNFTAGVQASYRGFRLYDTEETKQVVKHWVDFYKQYRAILESDIIHVRRPSGRDIDIMLHVNPALEQKGMAFVYNPLDQEVSQTIELPLYYTGLTELACVREQGGEGAVYALDRAYRIQVQVKVAAKSYTWFVIEEVE; this is encoded by the coding sequence ATGTCGAGTACACAGTGGAATGCGATTTGCCCGAAATTGCCCGTTCAGGGTCCGGTAACCGAGGATTGGCTCGTGAATCCGGCGCCGTATCAAGCTGAGGTCTATCAAGGAGAGCATGAGCATGAACTCATCATGACGAATGGTCTCATTCGCCGCACATGGCGTCTTACACCCAACGCGGCGACGGTCGCATTCGACAACTTGATGACGCAGGAGACGCTTATTCGCGGCGTGAAACCAGAGGCCATGCTGTGGTTGAATGGCACGGAAATATCCGTAGGCGGTCTCGTCGGACAGCCGGACTATGCGTATTTGCAGAAGGAATGGGTGGATGGCTTAACGGCGGACCCGAATGCGTTTCAATTTACAAGCTACGAGGTCGGCGTGACGAAAGAGCGGTTCGCGTGGAAGCGGGTTTCCTATTCTTCGCAGAAAGCCGCCTGGCCGCCGCCTGGCGCGGCGCTGGATTTGCATTTCGCATCTTCGGAAGCGAAGTACGCGGGGCTCCGAGTGACCGTTCATTATGAAATGTATGACGGCATTCCCCTCATGGGCAAATGGCTCTCGATTCATAATGGCAGCGGCGAGCGCGTGAAGCTGGACACCTTCAAGAGTGAGATGCTGGCTGTGGTAGAGTGGGATTCGCCGGTGGAGACGCCGGACCGCTGGGAATACCCGAATCTGCATGTCGAGAGCGACTATGCGTTCCAAGGCATGGCACAGCGCAAGGCGAATCGGACGACGTACTGGGTGACGGATCCGCAGTATACGACGCAGATCAACTATGACTGCCAGACGCCAGCGCTGCTTGAGAGCAGGCCGCCGATCGGTCCGGATGCCTGGATTGAAGTTGGCGAAAGGTTCGAGACGTTCCGGACGTTCGAGCTGATTCAGGATAGTACGGATCGGGAGCGTAAAGGGCTTGCGCAGCGACAGATGTACCGCATCTTGGCACCTTGGACGATGGAGAACCCGATCTATCTGCATGTGAAGAGCATGGATCCCGTGGTGATTCTCGAGGCGATCGACCAATGTGCGGAAGTCGGGTTCGAGATGGTGATTCTGTCCTTCGGCAGCGGGCTCGATATGGAGAATGAAGATCCGGCGTATATCGCAGGCCTGCGTGAACTTGCCGATTATGCGCACTGCCGCGGGATCGCCATTGGAGGCTACTCTTTGCTCGCAAGCCGTTCCATTAGTCCGGAACACGATGTCGTCAATCCGAACGGAGCGTACTATGTGCATTCTCCATGTCTCGAGAGCAAGTGGGGACAGGATTATTTCCGCAAACTGGAGACGTTCTTCGAGCAGACGGGCTTCGATATTCTGGAGCATGACGGATCGTATCCAGGGGATATTTGCGAATCGACCGAACATCCGGGACATCACGGACGCGAAGACTCCCAGTGGAAGCAATGGACGCGGATTTCGCAGTTCTATCAGTGGTGCCGAAGCCGCGGCGTGTACCTGAATGTACCGGACTGGTACTTCTTGACCGGGTCGAACAAGGCGGGGATGGGCTACCGTGAAGTGAACTGGGCGCTGCCAAGAGAAAGACAGATCGTGCTGGCGCGTCAGAACATTTACGATGGCACGTGGGAGAAGACGCCGAGTATGGGCTGGATGTTCGTGCCGCTCACGGAATACCATGGCGGTGGACCAGAGTCGACCTTGGAGCCGCTATCCGAGCATCTGGACGACTACAGCGCCCATATGATGAACAACTTCACTGCAGGGGTACAGGCGAGTTACCGCGGCTTCCGCTTATACGATACCGAAGAGACAAAGCAGGTTGTCAAGCATTGGGTCGATTTCTACAAGCAATATCGTGCGATTCTCGAATCGGACATCATTCACGTGCGAAGACCGTCTGGCCGCGACATTGATATCATGCTGCATGTGAATCCGGCGCTTGAGCAGAAGGGCATGGCGTTCGTCTATAACCCGCTTGATCAAGAGGTGAGCCAGACGATCGAGCTGCCGCTGTACTATACGGGATTGACGGAGCTTGCCTGCGTGCGAGAGCAGGGCGGCGAGGGTGCGGTCTACGCCTTGGACCGAGCATATCGCATTCAAGTCCAGGTGAAGGTCGCGGCGAAATCCTATACATGGTTTGTGATCGAGGAAGTGGAGTAG
- a CDS encoding type 2 periplasmic-binding domain-containing protein produces the protein MSLLRSRRWSKRLGHEGWEARSTPRSADAFTKDWNEASKTTGIRKWTWMIKNGPGSDGTPYDLIGRYKSDPTTDLAIKNLADTAYDTAPYDNLGPAGGTPEAIMEQKVGETINKYYLKMALAPTEQQVTDMYNQMMKEVEAAGLAKLEKVYNENYQARVELWK, from the coding sequence ATGAGTCTTCTACGATCCCGACGCTGGAGCAAAAGATTGGGACATGAAGGATGGGAAGCACGTTCCACGCCAAGAAGTGCTGATGCGTTTACGAAGGATTGGAATGAAGCTTCCAAGACGACAGGCATTCGCAAATGGACATGGATGATCAAGAACGGTCCAGGTTCGGACGGCACGCCTTACGATCTGATCGGACGCTACAAATCGGATCCAACGACGGATCTAGCGATCAAGAACTTGGCGGATACGGCTTACGATACGGCGCCTTACGACAATCTGGGTCCTGCAGGCGGTACGCCGGAAGCGATCATGGAGCAGAAGGTGGGCGAGACGATCAACAAGTATTATCTCAAAATGGCGCTCGCGCCGACAGAACAGCAAGTCACGGATATGTACAACCAGATGATGAAGGAAGTAGAAGCCGCAGGACTTGCAAAGCTTGAGAAGGTCTATAACGAGAACTATCAGGCGCGAGTGGAATTGTGGAAGTAA
- a CDS encoding alpha-galactosidase, with product MIQYQEQHRIFAIQTQGSSYVFGINAKGILQHMYWGAPVDVDDCIPLLTNRFHSSFDMELEREIEEYNFWGGLVYSEPSLKVNWPDGVRDLCMDYAGHQIVQQDGKETLILTMKDRVYPLEVHLTYAVIPEFDLIERSARIVNTGEHDIVLESIQSAAWSLPTLPDYRLTHVTGKWSGEFQLRNTVLSEGKKVLESRRGFTDGHANPWFAVDGGQATEERGKVWFGALAWSGNWKITAEKSSFNQVRVTGGINDFDSEWMLGPGESFETPMFVGGYTEGGFGEMSRHLHHYQYQYIIPSQEPRKVLYNSWEATYFDVNAKDQMALAERAAKLGVELFVVDDGWFGARNHDRAGLGDWFVNQEKFPNGLNELIDKVHALGMKFGIWVEPESVNPDSELYRQHPDWVYHFPTRGRTELRNQLLLNISKPEVKQYILTFMIDLLSKHDITFIKWDMNRTITEPGMKDHPIYRQKEVWIRHTQTLYEIWAELRERFPHVAFETCAGGGSRIDLGILRYADQSWPSDNTDAFDRLSIQEGFSYVYPPKLMTCWVTESPSGMNKRVTSLAYRFHSAMMGTLGIGSNLNEWSDELIEQSAAFVQQYKDIRPVIQYGQQYRLPALKQQGVTAVQYVSLDGSESVLFGFLHSQRLGEPLPRLRLQGLQADQSYRIDQLEATWTGRALMNIGIELPLRGDFDSLMYRIQRV from the coding sequence GTGATTCAATATCAAGAACAGCATCGCATTTTCGCAATTCAGACCCAAGGATCTTCTTATGTATTCGGCATCAACGCGAAAGGAATTCTGCAGCATATGTATTGGGGCGCACCTGTAGACGTGGATGATTGCATTCCATTGCTTACGAACCGGTTCCATAGCTCCTTTGATATGGAGCTGGAACGGGAGATCGAAGAATACAACTTCTGGGGAGGACTCGTCTACAGCGAGCCTTCCTTGAAGGTGAACTGGCCCGATGGCGTACGCGACCTTTGCATGGATTATGCCGGACATCAGATTGTACAGCAGGATGGCAAAGAAACGTTGATCCTGACGATGAAGGACCGCGTCTATCCACTTGAGGTGCATTTGACGTATGCGGTTATCCCGGAATTTGATCTTATCGAGCGTTCTGCGCGCATCGTCAATACGGGTGAGCATGACATCGTCCTAGAGAGCATACAATCTGCGGCGTGGAGCCTTCCGACTTTACCCGATTATCGGTTAACGCATGTCACGGGTAAATGGTCGGGAGAATTCCAATTACGCAATACCGTCTTATCGGAAGGGAAAAAGGTACTTGAATCCCGCAGAGGCTTCACGGACGGCCATGCGAATCCATGGTTCGCCGTAGATGGCGGACAAGCAACGGAAGAACGAGGAAAAGTCTGGTTCGGTGCGCTGGCATGGAGCGGCAACTGGAAGATCACCGCGGAGAAATCATCATTCAACCAAGTTCGGGTAACCGGCGGAATCAATGATTTTGATAGTGAATGGATGCTTGGTCCGGGGGAGAGCTTCGAAACGCCGATGTTCGTCGGCGGGTATACGGAAGGCGGATTCGGCGAGATGAGCCGGCATCTCCATCATTATCAATACCAATATATTATTCCGAGCCAAGAGCCGCGGAAGGTATTGTATAACTCTTGGGAAGCGACTTATTTCGATGTGAATGCGAAGGATCAGATGGCGCTAGCTGAACGTGCAGCGAAGCTAGGCGTAGAGTTATTCGTCGTCGATGATGGCTGGTTCGGCGCACGGAACCATGATCGTGCGGGGCTCGGAGATTGGTTCGTGAATCAGGAGAAGTTCCCGAACGGATTGAATGAACTGATCGATAAGGTGCATGCGCTCGGTATGAAATTCGGGATCTGGGTTGAGCCGGAGTCCGTCAATCCGGACAGCGAGCTGTATCGTCAGCATCCGGATTGGGTGTATCACTTCCCAACACGAGGCCGGACGGAGCTGCGCAATCAGCTGCTGCTCAATATCTCGAAGCCGGAAGTGAAACAGTATATTCTAACGTTCATGATTGATTTGTTATCGAAGCATGATATTACGTTCATTAAATGGGATATGAACCGTACGATTACGGAGCCGGGCATGAAGGATCATCCGATCTACCGGCAGAAGGAAGTATGGATTCGTCATACGCAGACGCTCTATGAGATCTGGGCGGAACTACGCGAGAGGTTCCCGCATGTTGCCTTTGAGACATGCGCTGGCGGGGGCTCGCGCATTGACCTAGGTATCCTGCGTTATGCGGATCAATCATGGCCGAGCGATAACACAGATGCATTCGATCGTCTGAGCATTCAGGAAGGATTCTCGTATGTGTATCCACCGAAACTCATGACTTGTTGGGTGACGGAATCTCCGAGCGGCATGAATAAGCGAGTGACTTCGCTGGCGTATCGGTTCCATAGCGCCATGATGGGGACACTCGGAATCGGCTCGAACCTGAACGAATGGAGCGATGAGCTGATTGAGCAATCGGCTGCTTTCGTACAGCAGTACAAAGACATTCGTCCGGTCATTCAATACGGGCAGCAATATCGGCTGCCGGCGTTGAAGCAACAAGGCGTTACGGCTGTGCAATACGTGAGCCTGGACGGCTCGGAGAGCGTCCTCTTCGGGTTCCTGCATTCCCAGCGTCTCGGAGAACCGCTGCCGCGTCTTCGCCTGCAAGGGCTGCAAGCCGATCAATCCTACCGGATCGATCAGCTCGAAGCCACATGGACGGGCCGGGCGCTGATGAATATTGGCATCGAGCTGCCACTGCGCGGCGATTTCGATAGTCTGATGTACCGTATACAGCGAGTCTAA
- a CDS encoding AraC family transcriptional regulator: MDTIKKQDGFQSQKLIVLPEHILAEYAAHPLIRSLYITDIGYFPQALHHYRERPEGSPSYIVMYCIAGEGWVRFNQNKLHPMHKGSIVVIPANTPHAYGSSESHPWTIYWFHLRGEHAPAFFDGIDPFSAPSQVSVEKSTQIIALFHESYELLEKGYSLNHIIYVSQLACHLAAIIRFSQQQLRVPKSRQNQQDMEESLRYMSAHIEQQITLQELAEQAKLSVPHYSVRFKEATGYSPIDYFLRLKIQRACQYLDLTDQSIKEISHQLSFQDPYYFSRIFKKIIGKSPSTYRDTRKG; the protein is encoded by the coding sequence ATGGATACGATCAAAAAACAAGACGGCTTCCAGTCGCAAAAATTAATCGTTCTGCCGGAACATATTCTGGCGGAATATGCAGCGCATCCGCTGATCCGGTCGCTGTATATCACTGACATCGGCTACTTCCCACAAGCGCTGCATCACTATCGCGAGCGTCCCGAAGGCAGCCCATCCTACATTGTCATGTATTGCATCGCTGGTGAAGGCTGGGTTCGGTTCAATCAGAATAAACTGCATCCCATGCATAAAGGATCGATCGTCGTCATTCCGGCGAATACGCCCCATGCCTACGGGTCATCCGAATCCCATCCATGGACTATTTATTGGTTTCATCTGCGTGGCGAGCATGCGCCTGCGTTCTTCGATGGAATCGATCCATTCTCAGCGCCATCGCAAGTTTCGGTCGAGAAATCGACGCAAATCATTGCGCTATTCCATGAATCCTATGAACTGCTAGAGAAAGGATACTCGTTAAATCATATTATTTATGTCTCGCAATTGGCCTGCCATCTCGCTGCAATTATTCGCTTCTCACAGCAGCAGCTGAGAGTCCCGAAGTCACGGCAGAACCAACAAGATATGGAGGAATCCCTGCGATATATGAGCGCGCATATCGAGCAGCAGATTACGCTGCAAGAGCTGGCAGAGCAAGCGAAGCTGTCTGTGCCTCATTATTCGGTACGGTTCAAGGAAGCGACGGGCTACTCGCCCATCGATTACTTTCTGCGGCTCAAGATCCAGCGGGCGTGCCAATATCTTGATCTGACAGATCAGAGCATCAAGGAAATCAGCCATCAGCTCAGCTTCCAGGACCCTTACTACTTCTCTCGCATTTTCAAAAAAATAATAGGGAAGTCCCCTTCCACATACCGAGATACGCGGAAGGGATAA
- a CDS encoding DUF5107 domain-containing protein codes for MTTLVEHVKVWEETVDIPTYEVGEPDKNPMFLEKRVYQGSSGRVYPNPVIDKIYDDKVMKPYQVVFLENEYVQIQIMPQVGGRVYRAIDKTNQYDFVYHNQVIKPALVGLTGPWISGGIEFNWPQHHRPNTFGPVEYRIEENADGSKTVWVGEIDRMYGTKVTTGFTLHPGKAYLEIHAQMYNRTSEPQTFLWWANPAVAVHDHTQSVFPPDVHAVFDHGKRDVSKFPIATGTYYKMDYSEGVDISKYSNIPVPTSYMAYHSDYNFVGGYDHSLEAGILHIANKHVSPGKKQWTWGNGEFGQAWDRNLTDEDGPYIELMTGVYTDNQPDFTWLQPYEEKSFKQYFMPYKRVGMVKNASIDAAVNLEVAGQSITAHAYATSVFEDAHVRLSSARVTYVDKTITLSPTSTFTITVELDPEDREEDLVLAVFTASGRELISYQPRPKKVEQTPDPAKAIGEPEELTNTEALYLAGLHLEQYRHATYEPDAYYLEGLRRDPGDIRLNNAYGQLLLRRGLLEQSEAYFRKAIETLTRHNARPYDSEPFYNLGKTLKLQGRLDEAFGAFYKSVWSAAWQAAGYFALAQIACEKEAYEEALELLERSLCMQMRNYKARNLRSLVLRKLNRLEEAAQYTEETIALDPIEFGSRNERILIYEQAGDAVNAAKCFEALEGLMRGNAHSYIALAQDYADAGQYVDALAVLDRIASRSAGHVYPMIHYYQGFYSMKLGRADDCDAFYQQAEASDPTYCFPNTVQDYIMLKHAANARENDSKAPYYLGNLLYDKKRHGEAVAYWERSIQLNDEFATAHRNLALAYFNKRGSAAAALESLERAFTLNTADARVYYELDQLYKKLAYTPEQRLSMMEKYIALVQMRDDLYLEYITLYNLQGRHEEAIGLILNRHFHPWEGGEGKVPAQYVTARVEWAKKLLQEGRSQEAIDQLLLAKQYPLNINEGKLEGAQENNIHYYLGFAHQQLGEQDIAQQYLELASRGLDEPTSAIYYNDQPPHMIFYQGVAWRQLGNERAARSRFNKLIDFGEQHLFIEQKIDYFAVSLPDFLVFEEDLNKKNRIHCHYMIGLGHLGLGNQEEAKKNFQQALALDPIHQGAMIHLALV; via the coding sequence ATGACAACGTTAGTCGAGCATGTGAAAGTATGGGAAGAGACGGTGGACATCCCGACGTATGAAGTAGGGGAGCCAGACAAAAATCCGATGTTCCTCGAGAAGCGGGTCTATCAAGGGAGCTCGGGCCGGGTCTATCCGAATCCGGTCATCGACAAAATTTACGATGATAAAGTGATGAAGCCGTATCAAGTGGTGTTCCTCGAGAACGAATACGTTCAGATTCAGATCATGCCGCAAGTTGGGGGCCGCGTCTACCGCGCGATCGACAAGACGAATCAATATGATTTCGTCTATCACAACCAAGTGATTAAGCCCGCATTGGTCGGCCTGACGGGTCCTTGGATCTCGGGCGGCATCGAGTTCAACTGGCCGCAGCATCATCGCCCGAATACGTTCGGTCCGGTGGAATATCGCATCGAGGAGAATGCGGACGGGAGCAAGACGGTATGGGTCGGCGAAATCGACCGGATGTACGGGACGAAGGTGACGACCGGATTTACACTGCATCCTGGCAAGGCGTATCTTGAGATCCACGCGCAAATGTACAACCGCACATCCGAGCCGCAGACCTTCCTCTGGTGGGCCAATCCTGCGGTAGCTGTTCATGATCATACGCAATCGGTCTTCCCGCCGGATGTGCATGCGGTATTTGATCATGGCAAACGCGACGTATCGAAATTCCCGATAGCGACGGGAACGTACTATAAGATGGATTATTCCGAAGGGGTCGACATCTCCAAATATTCGAACATCCCTGTGCCGACTTCGTACATGGCGTACCATTCCGACTACAATTTTGTCGGCGGTTACGATCACAGTCTTGAGGCAGGCATTCTACACATTGCGAATAAGCATGTCTCGCCGGGCAAAAAGCAATGGACTTGGGGAAATGGTGAGTTCGGACAGGCATGGGATCGCAACTTGACGGACGAGGACGGCCCGTATATTGAATTGATGACCGGTGTATACACCGATAATCAGCCGGACTTCACATGGCTTCAGCCGTATGAAGAGAAGAGCTTCAAGCAATATTTCATGCCTTACAAGCGCGTTGGCATGGTGAAGAATGCGTCCATCGATGCTGCGGTGAATTTGGAAGTGGCGGGGCAGTCGATCACGGCTCATGCCTATGCGACATCGGTCTTCGAGGATGCGCACGTTCGGCTTAGCAGCGCACGGGTCACGTACGTTGACAAGACGATAACTCTGTCGCCGACGTCAACCTTCACCATCACGGTGGAGTTGGATCCGGAAGATCGCGAGGAAGATCTCGTGCTAGCGGTATTCACGGCAAGCGGAAGAGAACTCATCTCGTATCAGCCAAGGCCAAAGAAAGTCGAACAGACGCCGGATCCGGCCAAGGCCATCGGTGAACCGGAGGAATTAACCAATACGGAAGCGCTCTATCTCGCAGGGCTGCATCTGGAGCAGTATCGTCATGCGACGTATGAGCCGGATGCCTACTATCTGGAAGGGCTTCGTCGTGACCCGGGAGATATTCGACTCAACAACGCCTATGGCCAGTTGCTATTACGGCGAGGACTGCTTGAACAGAGTGAAGCTTATTTTAGGAAGGCGATCGAGACGTTGACGCGGCATAATGCCAGACCGTATGACAGCGAGCCTTTCTATAACCTCGGGAAAACACTCAAGCTGCAAGGGCGGCTTGACGAAGCCTTTGGCGCATTCTACAAATCGGTGTGGTCGGCAGCGTGGCAGGCGGCAGGATACTTTGCACTTGCGCAAATTGCCTGCGAGAAAGAGGCGTATGAGGAAGCGTTGGAATTGCTGGAGCGTTCATTATGCATGCAAATGCGGAACTATAAAGCCCGCAATCTGAGGAGCTTAGTGTTACGTAAGCTGAACCGACTCGAAGAAGCAGCACAGTATACGGAGGAGACCATCGCATTGGATCCGATCGAGTTCGGATCTCGGAATGAACGAATTCTGATCTATGAACAGGCTGGCGATGCAGTGAATGCGGCGAAATGTTTCGAAGCGTTGGAAGGACTGATGCGAGGCAATGCCCATAGCTATATTGCGCTGGCACAAGATTACGCCGATGCTGGGCAATATGTGGACGCGCTTGCTGTGCTCGATCGTATTGCTTCACGCTCGGCGGGTCACGTGTACCCGATGATTCACTACTACCAAGGGTTCTACAGCATGAAGCTTGGACGTGCCGATGATTGTGACGCTTTCTATCAGCAGGCTGAGGCGTCGGATCCAACCTATTGCTTCCCGAACACCGTGCAGGATTACATCATGCTGAAGCATGCAGCTAATGCACGTGAGAACGATTCGAAGGCCCCGTATTATCTCGGCAATTTGCTCTATGACAAGAAGCGTCACGGGGAAGCCGTTGCTTATTGGGAGCGGTCCATACAGCTGAATGATGAATTCGCTACGGCGCATCGCAATCTTGCGCTTGCCTACTTCAACAAACGAGGGAGTGCGGCGGCTGCGTTAGAATCGTTGGAGAGAGCATTCACGTTGAATACCGCGGATGCACGCGTCTATTATGAGCTGGATCAGCTCTACAAGAAGCTTGCGTATACACCAGAACAGCGACTAAGTATGATGGAGAAGTATATCGCCTTGGTTCAAATGCGCGATGATCTCTATCTGGAATATATTACGCTCTACAATTTACAGGGCCGTCATGAGGAAGCGATCGGGCTGATCTTGAATCGGCATTTCCATCCATGGGAAGGCGGCGAAGGGAAAGTTCCGGCTCAATATGTTACGGCCCGCGTGGAATGGGCGAAGAAGCTGCTGCAAGAGGGACGAAGCCAAGAGGCGATCGATCAATTGCTGCTGGCGAAGCAATATCCGCTGAACATTAACGAAGGCAAGTTGGAAGGTGCGCAGGAGAACAATATTCATTACTATTTAGGGTTCGCGCATCAACAGCTGGGAGAACAAGATATCGCTCAGCAGTATTTGGAGCTCGCTTCGAGAGGGTTGGATGAGCCGACGAGCGCGATTTATTATAACGACCAACCGCCGCACATGATTTTCTATCAAGGGGTTGCTTGGCGGCAATTGGGGAATGAGAGAGCGGCGCGCAGCCGATTCAACAAATTGATCGACTTCGGTGAGCAGCATCTATTCATCGAGCAGAAAATCGACTATTTTGCCGTCTCGCTGCCAGATTTTCTCGTGTTCGAAGAAGATTTGAACAAGAAGAACCGTATCCATTGTCATTATATGATAGGGCTCGGCCATCTGGGGCTCGGCAATCAAGAGGAAGCGAAGAAGAACTTCCAGCAAGCGCTGGCACTCGATCCGATCCATCAAGGCGCGATGATTCATCTGGCGCTGGTGTAG